A single genomic interval of Oryza sativa Japonica Group chromosome 7, ASM3414082v1 harbors:
- the LOC4342925 gene encoding 4-coumarate--CoA ligase-like 7 produces MAAPTSMANADGESTRTGYCAATKSFRSLRPPVPLPPPDVPLSFPEFAFSLLPRSSSSSSSSLLPANPALVDAATGEAVSFQAFLSRVRALAGALRSRVGLRGGDVAFVLAPAGLDVPVLYFALLSIGAVVSPANPALTPAEVSRLVSLSGASVAFAVSSTATKLPAGLTTVVLLDSPHFRSLLMDCGQAQGQEPLPVVVVRQSETAAIQYSSGTTGRVKAAALPHRSFIAMVAGFHALRAKAREVRTLLGAPMFHSMGFLFVLQGVALGATTVVVTDAVARAGIRGLVEAAERWAVMDMTASPPVVLGMTKQRCRLPALERITCGGAPLPAPAIERFRRRFPHVDLCMGYGSTEAGGISRMISQEECNHIGSAGRVTENVEVKIVDHVTGKPLPAGQQGELWVRGPAVMTGYVGDNEANATTFNSEGWLKTGDLCYIDQDGFLFVVDRLKELIKYKAYQVPPAELELVLHSLPQIVDAAVMPYPHEEAGQIPVALVVKQPGSKLTEAEVMYNVAKQVAPYKKIRKVLFVDSIPKSPSGKILRRELVNHLRLCELSRL; encoded by the exons atggcaGCTCCCACCTCCATGGCGAACGCGGATGGCGAGAGCACGCGCACCGGCTACTGCGCCGCGACCAAGTCGTTCCGCAGCCTCCGGCCGCCGgtgccgctgcctccgccggaCGTCCCGCTCTCCTTCCCGGAGTTCGCGTTCTCGCTGCTgccgcggtcgtcgtcgtcgtcgtcgtcgtctcttcTCCCGGCGAACCCGGCGCTCGTCGACGCGGCCACTGGCGAGGCCGTCTCGTTCCAGGCGTTCCTGTCGCGGGTGCGCGCGCTCGCCGGAGCCCTCCGCTCGCGCGTCGggctgcgcggcggcgacgtcgcgtTCGTGCTCGCGCCCGCAGGGCTCGACGTGCCCGTGCTGTACTTCGCGCTCCTCTCCATCGGCGCCGTCGTGTCCCCCGCCAACCCGGCCCTCACCCCCGCCGAGGTTTCCCGCCTCGTCTCCCTCTCCGGCGCATCCGTCGCCTTCGCCGTCTCGTCCACAGCCACCAAGCTCCCCGCTGGCCTCAccaccgtcgtcctcctcgactCGCCACACTTCCGCTCCCTCTTGATGGATTGCGGCCAAGCCCAAGGACAGGAGCCgctgccggtggtggtggtgcggcagtcggagacggcggcgatccAGTACTCCTCGGGGACGACGGGGcgggtgaaggcggcggcgctgcctcACCGGAGCTTCATCGCCATGGTGGCAGGGTTCCACGCGCTGCGGGCCAAGGCTCGGGAGGTCAGGACGCTGCTCGGTGCCCCGATGTTCCACTCCATGGGGTTCTTGTTCGTGCTGCAGGGCGTCGCGCTGggggcgacgacggtggtggtgacggACGCGGTGGCGCGGGCCGGGATACGGGGGctcgtggaggcggcggagcgttGGGCGGTCATGGACAtgacggcctcgccgccggtggtgctGGGGATGACCAAGCAGAGGTGCCGGCTGCCGGCGCTGGAGCGGATAACCTGCGGCGGCGCcccgctgccggcgccggcgatcgaACGGTTCCGCCGGCGATTCCCCCACGTCGATTTGTGCATG GGTTATGGATCAACCGAGGCAGGTGGCATATCAAGGATGATCAGCCAGGAAGAGTGCAACCACATAGGCTCTGCTGGCCGTGTCACTGAGAATGTCGAGGTAAAGATTGTTGACCATGTAACAGGCAAGCCATTGCCTGCCGGGCAGCAAGGGGAGCTTTGGGTGAGAGGGCCTGCCGTCATGACAG GTTACGTGGGTGACAACGAGGCCAATGCAACCACCTTTAATTCTGAAGGATGGCTGAAAACTGGTGACCTTTGCTATATTGATCAGGACGGGTTTCTTTTTGTAGTTGACAGGCTAAAGGAACTGATTAAATACAAGGCCTACCAG GTACCACCTGCAGAGCTGGAGCTTGTCCTGCATTCTTTGCCACAAATTGTTGATGCTGCAGTTATGCC GTATCCTCACGAAGAAGCAGGGCAGATACCAGTAGCACTTGTCGTAAAGCAACCAGGAAGCAAGCTTACTGAAGCAGAAGTCATGTACAATGTCGCCAAGCAGGTAGCTCCATACAAGAAGATCCGGAAAGTGCTGTTTGTTGACTCCATACCCAAATCGCCATCTGGGAAGATCTTGAGAAGGGAATTGGTAAATCATCTGCGGTTGTGTGAATTGTCGAGATTGTGA